The Brockia lithotrophica genome includes a window with the following:
- a CDS encoding 3-isopropylmalate dehydrogenase — MFAYGSSDPGASPAPTRPRLDLLVLPGDGIGPEVVREGVLLLRELAPALPVDLRVREGAIGGFAVDETGDPLPADTLAAALSADAVFLGAVGGPRWEDVPSERRPEQGLLRLRKEMRVFANLRPLRLPPELSFLSPLRPEVLGEGGLDVLIVRELVGGIYFGEPRGIFVEEGARVAVDTLRYREEEIARVVDIAFRIARTQGKPLASVDKANVLASSRLWREIVEAKRADYPAVPVRHVLVDAFAMDLVRRPTAYGVVVTENLFGDILSDLGGALVGSLGLLPSASLSEGGSHLYEPVHGSAPDIAGKGIANPAGMLLTVAMFLRHTLSAEDAAAAVEAAVFATIARGRVTPDLAEACRRAHALGQCPAPEVLSTAEFGAAVREEVVRRVMRERG; from the coding sequence ATGTTCGCGTACGGTTCTTCCGACCCCGGTGCATCCCCTGCGCCCACCCGCCCCCGCCTCGATCTCCTCGTTCTCCCCGGCGACGGCATCGGTCCCGAGGTCGTGCGGGAAGGCGTGCTCCTCCTTCGGGAACTCGCCCCCGCGTTGCCCGTGGACCTGCGCGTCCGCGAGGGTGCGATCGGCGGATTTGCCGTAGATGAGACGGGAGATCCCCTTCCCGCCGACACCCTCGCCGCCGCCCTCTCGGCGGATGCCGTCTTTCTCGGCGCCGTCGGAGGACCGCGCTGGGAAGACGTGCCCTCCGAAAGGCGCCCGGAACAGGGGCTTCTTCGCCTCCGCAAGGAGATGCGCGTCTTCGCCAACCTCCGCCCGCTCAGGCTTCCTCCGGAACTTTCCTTCCTTTCTCCCCTCCGTCCCGAGGTGCTCGGCGAAGGCGGCCTCGACGTCCTCATCGTCCGCGAACTCGTGGGAGGAATCTACTTCGGCGAGCCGCGGGGAATCTTCGTCGAAGAAGGGGCCCGCGTGGCGGTAGACACGCTCCGCTACCGGGAGGAGGAAATCGCCCGCGTCGTCGACATCGCCTTTCGCATCGCCCGCACGCAGGGGAAGCCCCTCGCTTCCGTGGACAAGGCAAACGTCCTCGCCTCGAGCCGCCTGTGGCGGGAAATCGTCGAGGCGAAGCGGGCGGACTACCCGGCAGTGCCCGTACGCCACGTCCTCGTCGACGCCTTTGCCATGGACCTCGTCCGGAGGCCTACGGCCTACGGCGTCGTCGTTACGGAAAACCTCTTCGGCGACATCTTGAGCGACCTCGGAGGGGCGCTCGTCGGCTCCCTCGGCCTTCTCCCGTCGGCGAGCCTGAGCGAAGGCGGATCCCACCTCTACGAACCCGTGCACGGTTCCGCGCCGGACATCGCCGGGAAGGGGATCGCGAACCCGGCGGGAATGCTCCTCACCGTGGCGATGTTCCTCCGCCACACGCTTTCGGCGGAGGACGCGGCGGCGGCCGTAGAGGCGGCCGTCTTCGCCACCATCGCCCGCGGGCGGGTCACGCCGGACCTCGCGGAGGCCTGTCGGCGGGCGCACGCTCTGGGCCAATGTCCCGCCCCCGAGGTTCTTTCGACGGCGGAATTCGGGGCCGCCGTGCGCGAAGAGGTCGTGCGCAGGGTCATGCGAGAACGGGGGTGA
- a CDS encoding 3-isopropylmalate dehydratase large subunit has translation MAAKHIVDKIWEAHTVVHGEGGVDLLYVDLHLVHEVTSPQAFEGLRLAGRRVRRPDRTFATIDHNVPTDDPHTFTDEIARRQVEALRENARTFGVTLFDLDDPRRGIVHVIGPELGLTWPGMTVVCGDSHTSTHGAFGALAFGIGTSEVEHVLATQTLWQKRPKAMEVRLVGKRRPGVTAKDIVLAFIARFGPDVGQGYAIEYTGEVVREMSMEERMTLCNMSIEAGARAGLVSPDATTVEYLRGRPYVPTGAAFEELVRIWLSFASDPGATYDRVLEFDVSDVRPFVTWGTHPGLGVPLGAAVPEPSSDPARRPQELRALEYMGLGPGTPLSEVGVDVVFIGSCTNGRLEDLRLAARVVRGRKVHPGVRALVVPGSMGVKLRAEAEGIDRIFREAGFEWRYPGCSMCLGMNPDIVPPKKRAVSTSNRNFEGRQGRDARTHLASPPVAALAAVLGRIPTEEELLEALGPAEREGA, from the coding sequence GTGGCTGCAAAGCACATCGTCGACAAGATCTGGGAGGCGCACACGGTCGTCCACGGGGAAGGCGGCGTCGACCTCCTCTACGTCGACCTCCACCTCGTGCACGAAGTCACGTCGCCTCAAGCGTTTGAAGGCCTCCGCCTCGCGGGGCGGCGCGTGCGGCGGCCGGACCGCACGTTTGCCACGATCGACCACAACGTCCCGACGGACGACCCGCACACCTTTACGGACGAGATCGCCAGACGTCAGGTGGAGGCGCTGCGGGAAAACGCCCGGACCTTCGGCGTAACGCTCTTCGACCTCGACGATCCGCGGCGGGGGATCGTGCACGTCATAGGCCCCGAGCTCGGTCTCACTTGGCCGGGGATGACCGTCGTGTGCGGCGACAGCCACACGTCCACCCACGGCGCCTTCGGCGCCCTCGCCTTCGGCATCGGGACGAGCGAGGTGGAGCACGTACTCGCCACCCAGACGCTCTGGCAGAAGCGGCCCAAGGCGATGGAGGTACGTCTCGTGGGGAAGCGCCGTCCCGGGGTGACGGCGAAGGACATCGTCCTCGCGTTCATCGCCCGTTTCGGTCCCGACGTCGGGCAGGGGTACGCCATCGAGTACACGGGCGAGGTCGTTCGGGAGATGAGCATGGAGGAGCGGATGACCCTCTGCAACATGAGCATCGAGGCGGGCGCGCGGGCCGGCCTCGTCTCCCCCGACGCGACGACCGTGGAATACCTGCGGGGACGTCCCTACGTCCCCACGGGGGCGGCGTTCGAAGAGCTCGTCCGCATCTGGCTGTCCTTCGCCTCCGACCCCGGCGCGACGTACGATCGCGTCCTCGAGTTCGACGTTTCCGACGTGCGCCCGTTCGTGACGTGGGGGACGCACCCGGGACTCGGGGTTCCCCTGGGGGCGGCGGTTCCCGAGCCGTCTTCGGATCCCGCCCGTCGCCCGCAGGAACTCCGCGCCCTCGAGTACATGGGTCTCGGACCGGGGACGCCCCTTTCCGAGGTGGGGGTCGACGTCGTGTTCATCGGTTCGTGCACGAACGGACGCCTGGAAGACCTGCGCTTGGCCGCACGGGTTGTGCGCGGCCGCAAGGTGCACCCGGGCGTGCGGGCGCTCGTCGTTCCGGGATCCATGGGCGTCAAGCTTCGCGCGGAGGCGGAGGGGATCGACCGCATCTTCCGCGAGGCCGGGTTCGAATGGCGTTACCCGGGTTGCAGCATGTGCCTCGGGATGAACCCCGACATCGTGCCGCCCAAGAAGCGCGCCGTTTCCACGTCCAACCGGAACTTCGAAGGTCGCCAAGGACGCGACGCCCGAACGCACCTGGCGAGCCCTCCCGTCGCCGCCCTCGCCGCGGTCCTCGGACGGATTCCCACCGAAGAAGAGCTCCTCGAGGCCCTCGGGCCCGCCGAACGGGAAGGCGCTTGA
- a CDS encoding 3-isopropylmalate dehydratase small subunit produces the protein MEPFLRHTGDVLPVDRAHVDTDQIVPKQFLKRIERTGYGAFLFYNWRYRPDGTPDPSCLLNDPAYAKASILLARENFGSGSSREHAVWAIRDYGFRAVIAPSFADIFYTNAVKNGLLPVRLSPREVEELFRLARRGRLTLTVDLVAQEVRVVRVGDEVPREPRSFSFAISPVEKDRLTSGLDDIALTERHLAAIERFERERDVYRNFAYPTPPVS, from the coding sequence GTGGAACCCTTTCTCCGGCACACGGGAGACGTACTCCCCGTCGACCGCGCCCACGTGGACACGGACCAGATCGTGCCCAAGCAGTTTTTGAAGCGCATCGAGCGGACGGGGTACGGCGCCTTTCTGTTCTACAACTGGCGGTACCGCCCCGACGGCACGCCCGACCCTTCCTGCCTCCTCAACGATCCGGCGTACGCCAAGGCGTCGATTCTCCTCGCGCGGGAGAACTTCGGAAGCGGGTCCTCGCGCGAGCACGCCGTGTGGGCAATTCGCGACTACGGCTTCCGCGCGGTGATCGCCCCTTCCTTTGCCGACATCTTCTACACGAATGCCGTGAAGAACGGTCTTCTTCCCGTGCGGCTTTCCCCCCGGGAGGTGGAGGAGCTCTTCCGCCTTGCGCGCCGCGGCCGCCTTACCCTCACCGTGGACTTGGTGGCGCAGGAAGTTCGCGTCGTGCGCGTAGGGGACGAGGTGCCGAGGGAACCCCGGTCGTTTTCGTTTGCGATTTCCCCCGTGGAAAAGGACCGCCTCACGAGCGGACTCGACGACATCGCCCTCACGGAACGCCATCTCGCCGCCATCGAACGCTTCGAGCGCGAACGGGACGTCTACCGGAATTTTGCCTATCCGACGCCGCCCGTATCGTGA
- a CDS encoding Threonine dehydratase, which translates to MYNEGERLEDGDGGDGDYAVTPQDVFAARARLAGVVHRTPFKSSRTLSERFGASVYLKLENLQRTGSYKIRGAYNKLATLLEPQRARGVIAASAGNHAQGVAWSARTFGVPCIIVMPETAPLAKIQATESYGARVVLHGKGYDDAYEHALRLAEREGYTFVHAFDDPAVIAGQGTVAVEMWEDVKELDLVLVPVGGGGLISGIAVALKFLRPDVRVVGVQAQGAPALALSFRAGRRIVLSDVHTIADGIAVRAPGEITFPLIRALVDDFVVVREADIVRAISFALEREKLLLEGAGAVTLAALLAAADALDVRGKAVGLVLSGGNIDLSRLSTLLARAAQDEGKHRGETSPPAAPERFSQDTPEVHEISP; encoded by the coding sequence GTGTACAATGAAGGGGAAAGACTCGAGGACGGTGATGGCGGAGATGGGGATTACGCGGTAACGCCGCAGGACGTCTTTGCCGCCCGCGCGCGGCTCGCGGGCGTCGTCCACCGAACGCCCTTCAAGAGCTCGCGCACGCTCTCGGAGCGCTTCGGCGCGTCGGTCTACCTGAAGCTGGAGAACCTCCAGCGGACGGGATCGTACAAGATCCGCGGCGCGTACAACAAGCTCGCGACGCTGCTCGAGCCCCAGCGCGCCCGCGGGGTGATCGCCGCCTCCGCAGGGAACCACGCCCAGGGAGTAGCCTGGAGCGCCCGTACCTTTGGCGTTCCGTGCATCATCGTGATGCCTGAGACGGCGCCCCTCGCCAAGATCCAAGCTACGGAGTCCTACGGAGCGCGCGTCGTCCTCCACGGGAAGGGGTACGACGACGCCTACGAGCACGCCCTTCGCCTCGCAGAACGCGAAGGGTACACGTTTGTCCACGCCTTCGACGACCCGGCGGTGATCGCCGGACAGGGGACGGTTGCCGTGGAAATGTGGGAGGACGTGAAGGAACTCGATCTTGTCCTCGTCCCCGTCGGCGGAGGCGGGCTCATTTCCGGCATTGCCGTCGCCCTCAAGTTTTTGCGCCCGGACGTGCGCGTCGTCGGCGTGCAGGCGCAAGGGGCTCCCGCCCTAGCCCTTTCCTTTCGCGCCGGCCGCCGCATCGTGCTCTCGGACGTGCACACGATCGCGGACGGGATCGCCGTGCGCGCGCCCGGGGAGATCACCTTTCCCCTGATTCGCGCATTGGTAGACGATTTCGTCGTCGTCCGCGAAGCAGACATCGTCCGGGCGATATCCTTCGCCCTCGAGCGCGAGAAGCTCCTCCTCGAAGGAGCGGGGGCGGTCACCCTTGCCGCTCTCCTAGCCGCCGCCGACGCCCTGGACGTGCGGGGGAAGGCGGTGGGGCTCGTCTTAAGCGGCGGCAACATCGACTTGAGCCGCCTGTCCACGCTCCTCGCCCGCGCCGCCCAGGACGAAGGGAAGCATAGAGGGGAAACGTCGCCCCCCGCGGCGCCGGAGCGCTTTTCCCAGGACACCCCGGAAGTTCACGAGATTTCCCCGTAG
- a CDS encoding DUF378 domain-containing protein, whose product MRTAVLILLIIGGLNWLLYGLFQWDLVGGLLGGMTSWWARAVYVLVGLAALYAFSFLAEEPRERREEGRQAAGTA is encoded by the coding sequence GTGCGCACGGCGGTGCTCATCCTCCTCATCATCGGAGGGTTGAACTGGCTTCTGTACGGGCTCTTTCAGTGGGATCTCGTGGGCGGCCTCCTGGGCGGGATGACGTCGTGGTGGGCGCGGGCCGTGTACGTCCTCGTCGGCCTGGCGGCCCTTTACGCCTTTTCCTTCCTCGCCGAGGAACCGCGGGAGCGGCGCGAGGAAGGCCGCCAAGCAGCCGGAACCGCCTAG
- a CDS encoding Histidine triad (HIT) nucleotide-binding protein, cyanobacterial subgroup, translating into MSQDCIFCKIARKEAPSTVVYEDEDVLAFRDINPIAPVHVLVIPKKHVEKLSDFDPEAERELWAKLLRAVQKVAELTGVKDSGYRVVINEGPHGQQTVFHLHLHVIGGRQLRWTM; encoded by the coding sequence GTGAGCCAAGACTGCATCTTCTGCAAGATCGCCCGCAAGGAAGCCCCGTCCACGGTGGTCTACGAAGACGAGGACGTTCTCGCCTTTCGCGACATCAACCCCATCGCCCCTGTGCACGTTCTCGTCATCCCCAAAAAGCACGTCGAGAAGCTGAGCGACTTCGATCCCGAGGCGGAGCGGGAGCTCTGGGCGAAGCTCCTCCGTGCCGTGCAGAAGGTCGCCGAGCTCACGGGGGTCAAGGATTCCGGATATCGGGTCGTGATCAACGAAGGTCCCCATGGGCAACAGACCGTGTTTCACCTCCACCTCCACGTGATCGGCGGCCGGCAACTACGGTGGACGATGTGA
- a CDS encoding DNA primase — protein MPLSPEFIERVRAANPIEEVVGEYVQLKRQGKNLMGLCPFHEERTPSFSVSPDKQFFYCFGCHRGGDVVKFLMELEGLAYVEALRKLAARAGIPWPEDEGVRSDPEAERRARLLALLDLAGEYYHRVLVNTRCGKTAREYLQGRGLSPETWRRYRLGYAPPAEGCPGEGIPPLVDFLRRRGYRDDEMRAAGLVTGGEGGDGPDGGGEGFREGSLLRDRMSGRVVLPLQDLEGRIVAFSGRLLGDRSRSPKYLNTPETELFRKGNFLFHLFHARGKIRREGYAVLVEGPMDALTLAQAGLENVVASQGTAFTEEMLRLLRRYAPRVVLVYDGDDSGREAAASVGRNLARAGFDVRIALLPDGLDPDAFVRRFGIERFREEAIERAEGYVAFQLRLLERGHDLRDPQDRVAYLRAALALLAELGDSFLAEETARDLAARLGRPAEEVLGMLNEARRALSLSRERRPSASVGPRVRLAGKHRETRSRIGTTEPLLDVAPLRAETLLMRALLEEPARIPEVLEALGMRLLLPEDEILLAELHALDAEEGKNASAPTAVERAARLLGRLSEERARERLLELMRREDVREPVSEEVFWDWVERVREELDVRTRLPALEAAYRQAVAAGNAAEASRLAREILALRRKHSSGKGVAVGQQFPRREG, from the coding sequence ATGCCCCTGTCTCCGGAGTTCATCGAACGGGTGCGCGCCGCCAATCCCATCGAAGAAGTGGTCGGGGAATACGTGCAGCTCAAGCGCCAGGGGAAGAACCTCATGGGGCTCTGCCCGTTCCACGAGGAAAGGACGCCGTCCTTTTCCGTCTCCCCGGACAAGCAGTTCTTCTACTGTTTTGGCTGCCACCGCGGCGGAGACGTGGTGAAGTTCCTCATGGAACTGGAGGGTCTCGCGTACGTGGAGGCCCTGCGCAAGCTCGCGGCGCGGGCAGGAATTCCCTGGCCGGAGGACGAAGGGGTACGTAGCGACCCGGAAGCCGAGAGGCGCGCGCGCCTCCTCGCCCTCCTCGACCTCGCGGGAGAGTATTACCACCGCGTTTTAGTGAACACTCGTTGTGGAAAGACTGCAAGGGAATATCTCCAGGGGCGCGGCCTTTCTCCGGAAACTTGGCGGCGGTACCGTTTGGGATATGCCCCTCCCGCGGAAGGTTGTCCTGGGGAAGGGATTCCTCCCCTCGTAGATTTCCTCCGCCGGCGGGGATACCGGGACGACGAGATGCGTGCGGCCGGTCTCGTGACGGGGGGAGAAGGCGGGGATGGGCCCGATGGGGGAGGAGAAGGATTTCGGGAAGGTTCCCTGCTGCGCGACCGCATGTCCGGCCGCGTCGTACTCCCCCTTCAGGATCTCGAGGGGCGGATCGTCGCCTTCAGCGGTCGCCTCCTCGGAGATCGGTCGCGGTCGCCGAAGTACCTGAATACGCCGGAGACGGAGCTCTTTCGCAAGGGAAACTTCCTCTTCCACCTCTTTCACGCCCGCGGGAAGATCCGCCGAGAGGGTTATGCGGTGCTCGTGGAGGGTCCGATGGACGCCCTCACCTTGGCGCAGGCGGGGCTCGAGAACGTCGTCGCCTCGCAAGGTACGGCGTTCACGGAGGAAATGCTCCGACTGCTCCGTCGTTACGCCCCTCGCGTCGTCCTCGTTTACGATGGCGACGATTCGGGGAGGGAGGCCGCCGCCTCGGTAGGACGGAACCTCGCCCGGGCGGGATTTGACGTGCGCATCGCCCTCCTTCCGGACGGACTCGATCCGGACGCCTTTGTCCGGCGTTTCGGGATCGAGCGCTTCCGGGAGGAGGCGATCGAGCGGGCCGAAGGGTACGTTGCGTTCCAGCTTCGTCTTTTGGAGCGCGGGCACGACCTTCGCGACCCGCAGGACCGGGTGGCCTACTTGCGTGCGGCCCTTGCGCTTTTGGCCGAGCTGGGGGATTCCTTTTTGGCGGAGGAGACCGCCCGCGACCTCGCGGCGCGCCTCGGCCGCCCCGCGGAAGAAGTCCTTGGCATGCTGAACGAAGCGCGGCGCGCGCTTTCCCTTTCCCGAGAGAGGCGACCTTCGGCTTCGGTTGGGCCGCGGGTTCGCCTTGCCGGCAAGCATAGGGAAACGCGCTCGCGCATAGGAACGACTGAACCTTTGCTGGATGTGGCTCCCCTCCGGGCGGAGACGCTCCTCATGCGAGCGCTCCTCGAGGAACCCGCACGCATCCCCGAGGTTTTGGAAGCGCTCGGTATGCGCCTTCTCCTTCCGGAGGACGAAATCCTCTTGGCCGAACTCCACGCCCTCGATGCCGAGGAAGGAAAAAACGCGTCGGCGCCGACTGCCGTGGAGAGGGCGGCCCGACTTTTGGGCCGCCTTTCGGAGGAGCGGGCGCGCGAGCGGCTGCTCGAACTCATGCGGCGGGAAGACGTGCGGGAACCGGTGAGCGAAGAGGTTTTTTGGGACTGGGTGGAGCGCGTACGGGAAGAGCTCGACGTGCGCACGCGATTGCCCGCGTTGGAGGCGGCTTACCGGCAGGCGGTCGCCGCAGGCAACGCGGCCGAGGCCTCCCGTTTGGCCAGAGAAATCCTCGCGCTCAGGCGCAAACACTCGAGCGGGAAGGGCGTAGCCGTGGGACAGCAGTTCCCGCGAAGGGAGGGATGA
- a CDS encoding RNA polymerase sigma factor RpoD: MSETLGTSGDSARETVSEVQGDLERAKAELIELGKEQGYLTIQAITEKLAPFDISSEALDEFYERLADLGIEVVHTADERELFTDFDPDDLETLQRELEEPDLALPPGFKINDPVRMYLKEIGRVPLLTPEEEVELAKRIEQGDEEAKRRLTEANLRLVVSIAKRYVGRGMLFLDLIQEGNLGLLKAVEKFDYRKGYKFSTYATWWIRQAITRAIADQARTIRIPVHMVETINKMVRVSRQLLQELGREPTAEEIAREMGITPERVREIQKIAQEPVSLETPIGEEDDSHLGDFIEDQDAVSPVDAASYELLKEQLEKVLDELSEREENVLRLRFGLDDGKMRTLEEVGKVFGVTRERIRQIEAKALRKLRHPSRSKKLRDFLE; encoded by the coding sequence ATGTCCGAGACGCTCGGAACGTCCGGCGATTCCGCTCGGGAGACGGTCTCTGAGGTACAAGGCGATCTCGAACGGGCAAAGGCCGAACTCATCGAGCTCGGAAAGGAGCAAGGCTACCTCACGATTCAGGCCATCACGGAGAAACTCGCCCCCTTCGACATCTCGAGCGAAGCCCTCGACGAGTTCTACGAGAGGCTCGCCGATCTCGGGATCGAGGTCGTCCACACGGCGGACGAGCGCGAGCTCTTTACCGACTTCGATCCCGACGACCTCGAGACGCTGCAGAGGGAGCTCGAAGAGCCCGACCTCGCCCTGCCGCCGGGTTTCAAGATCAACGATCCCGTGCGGATGTACCTCAAGGAAATCGGGCGCGTTCCTCTCCTCACGCCCGAGGAGGAGGTCGAGCTCGCCAAGCGGATCGAGCAAGGGGACGAGGAGGCGAAGCGCCGCCTCACGGAGGCGAACCTCCGCCTCGTCGTGAGCATCGCCAAGCGCTACGTGGGACGGGGGATGCTCTTCCTCGATCTCATTCAGGAGGGGAACCTCGGCCTCCTCAAGGCGGTGGAGAAGTTCGACTACCGCAAGGGGTACAAGTTCTCCACCTACGCCACGTGGTGGATTCGCCAGGCGATCACGCGGGCGATCGCCGATCAGGCGCGGACGATCCGAATCCCCGTGCACATGGTGGAGACGATCAACAAAATGGTTCGGGTTTCGCGCCAGCTCCTCCAGGAGCTCGGGCGCGAGCCGACGGCGGAGGAAATTGCGAGGGAGATGGGGATCACCCCGGAACGGGTGCGCGAAATTCAAAAGATCGCCCAAGAACCCGTGTCCTTGGAGACCCCCATCGGGGAGGAAGACGACTCCCACTTGGGGGACTTCATCGAAGACCAAGATGCCGTGTCGCCCGTGGACGCGGCCTCGTACGAGCTCCTCAAGGAGCAGCTCGAAAAGGTCCTCGACGAGCTCTCCGAACGGGAAGAAAACGTTCTCCGCCTCCGCTTCGGCCTCGACGACGGAAAGATGCGCACGCTCGAGGAGGTAGGCAAGGTCTTCGGCGTGACGCGGGAGCGGATTCGCCAGATCGAGGCCAAGGCCTTGCGAAAGCTGCGGCATCCGAGCCGGAGCAAGAAGCTTCGGGACTTCCTGGAATGA
- a CDS encoding putative tRNA-m1A22 methylase, protein MAGCCSVRREAKKPLTLAQAARPIGLGRRLVYNENMGRLPPRLSALVRWIEPGSRLADVGTDHALLPRALLRSGRIVRAVGVEVLPHVVRDLEVELRREGYGDELEVRQGSGLSPLAPGEVDVVVIAGLGAETVRAILEEAGEKLATYRRLLVVPTDEAAPLRRWFYRHAVPLLDEEVVWDGGRGYEVLVASLAAYGDRAAARAPYDALVPHPLHLLFALGPHLYARRPEAWCTLWAMRLSRRAGRLESMARARTPEGIRRYRRFRAAYDLLRRALGAENFS, encoded by the coding sequence TTGGCGGGGTGTTGTTCCGTGCGCCGGGAAGCGAAAAAACCGTTGACGCTCGCGCAGGCGGCTCGGCCGATAGGGCTCGGCCGCCGTTTGGTTTATAATGAAAACATGGGCCGACTACCTCCGCGTCTGTCCGCCCTCGTCCGATGGATCGAGCCGGGCTCACGCCTCGCCGACGTAGGAACGGATCACGCTTTGCTCCCACGCGCCCTCCTCCGAAGCGGTCGCATCGTCCGCGCCGTCGGCGTAGAGGTTTTGCCCCACGTGGTACGGGACTTGGAGGTGGAGCTCCGGCGCGAGGGATACGGGGACGAGCTGGAAGTGCGTCAGGGAAGCGGCCTTTCTCCCCTGGCCCCCGGAGAGGTCGACGTCGTCGTGATTGCCGGGCTCGGTGCGGAGACCGTGCGCGCGATCCTCGAGGAGGCGGGGGAGAAGCTTGCGACGTACCGACGCCTCCTCGTCGTGCCTACGGACGAAGCCGCCCCGCTCCGGCGTTGGTTTTACCGCCACGCCGTCCCCCTCCTCGACGAAGAGGTCGTCTGGGACGGAGGTCGTGGGTACGAAGTTCTCGTCGCTTCCCTCGCCGCGTATGGCGATCGCGCGGCGGCGCGCGCGCCTTACGACGCCCTCGTCCCCCATCCCCTCCATCTCCTGTTTGCCCTCGGACCTCATCTCTACGCCCGCCGGCCGGAGGCGTGGTGCACCTTGTGGGCGATGCGGCTTTCCCGCAGGGCCGGCCGCCTCGAGTCGATGGCGCGTGCGCGAACCCCGGAGGGCATACGCCGGTATCGGCGCTTCCGCGCCGCCTACGACCTCCTGCGGCGTGCCCTCGGTGCGGAAAACTTTTCCTGA
- a CDS encoding Serine protease, DegP/HtrA, do-like produces MSWKPVNGSRKSTSELARTGIILFLLVSFSAAAGYGVAWLKANHTHSFSPGDPSGTPGAFPSFDRAAAVTDGTVVSIVGKRKGEGGRDEEYYASGVFVVRESGMAYIATNAHVVEGATSLEIRVSGDEGQKVVADVVGYDPLTDLAVLRVPIRYAQNVAVWGDSDALRKGEWVMARGSALGRYLDTVTHGIVSNPAQPLPVYLGPEDRGPDWELKVIQVDAPMNRGYSGGALINLSGELVGINASKVIEQGVEGIAFAIPSNVARPVVEDIIAHGYVRRPYIGLVVDNLMNLSEDNFRNLHLPATVYQGVYIKEPPQKPAEEAGLKPFDVIVAVDDTPVTDKLRFRQVLYTKRIGDTVTLTVYRGKVKLTAQVHLLEPPQNWVQKKERL; encoded by the coding sequence GTGTCGTGGAAGCCGGTGAATGGGAGTCGCAAGTCGACTTCGGAACTCGCGCGTACGGGAATCATCCTCTTTCTTCTCGTGTCGTTTTCCGCAGCCGCGGGCTACGGCGTAGCGTGGCTCAAGGCAAACCATACCCACTCTTTTTCCCCCGGAGATCCGAGCGGGACGCCCGGGGCCTTCCCTTCGTTTGACCGCGCGGCGGCCGTCACCGACGGCACCGTGGTGAGCATCGTCGGAAAGCGAAAGGGGGAGGGAGGTCGAGACGAGGAGTACTACGCTTCCGGGGTGTTCGTCGTCCGCGAAAGCGGGATGGCCTACATCGCCACGAACGCCCACGTCGTCGAAGGAGCGACTTCGCTCGAGATTCGCGTAAGCGGAGATGAGGGGCAAAAGGTGGTAGCCGACGTCGTCGGCTACGATCCGCTCACCGACCTCGCGGTGCTTCGCGTTCCGATTCGCTACGCACAAAACGTCGCCGTTTGGGGCGATTCCGACGCGTTGCGCAAGGGCGAGTGGGTCATGGCCCGCGGGTCCGCCCTCGGTCGTTACCTGGACACGGTGACGCACGGGATCGTCTCCAATCCCGCGCAGCCGCTGCCGGTGTACCTGGGCCCGGAGGATCGGGGTCCGGACTGGGAACTCAAGGTGATCCAGGTGGACGCTCCGATGAACCGGGGGTACTCCGGAGGTGCGCTCATCAACCTGAGCGGGGAGCTCGTGGGGATTAACGCCTCCAAGGTCATCGAGCAGGGGGTAGAAGGCATCGCCTTTGCCATCCCGAGCAACGTCGCCCGGCCCGTCGTCGAGGACATCATCGCGCACGGCTACGTACGGCGACCGTACATCGGCCTCGTCGTCGACAACCTCATGAATCTCTCCGAGGACAACTTCCGAAACCTCCACCTACCGGCGACCGTGTACCAGGGCGTGTACATCAAGGAACCGCCGCAAAAGCCGGCGGAGGAAGCCGGACTCAAACCTTTCGACGTGATCGTGGCCGTCGACGACACGCCCGTGACGGACAAGTTGCGGTTTCGCCAAGTCCTGTACACGAAGCGCATCGGAGACACCGTGACGCTCACCGTCTACCGCGGCAAGGTGAAGCTGAC